In the Streptomyces sp. SJL17-4 genome, AGGTCTGCTCGCCGATCAGGAACATGTCGATGTACGTACGGCTCAGCGCGGGTATCGCGGCGCCGACCACGACGAGGAGGAGGCTGGCGAGCACGGCGGCGAGCAGGGTGCCCGAGGTGCCGCGCAGGCGGGCGGGCATCGCGCCCATGACGCCGGGCCTGCGTCCGGTGCGGCGGAAGCCCTCGCCGGGCTCGAAGGTGAGCACGACGCCGGTGAAGCTGGTGTCGAACTCGTCCATGGGCACGAAGCGCCGGCCCTTGGCCGGGTCGTTGATGTGGACGCCGCGGCGGCCGAGGCGGCGCCCGATGCCCTCGTAGACGACGTAGTGGTTGAACTCCCAGAAGAGGATGGCCGGCGGCCCCACCGCGGCGAGCGCGGCCAGGTCCATCTGCATGCCCTTGGCCTTGAGGCCGTAACCGCGGGCCGCCTTGAGGAGGTTGCTGGCGCGGGACCCGTCGCGGGAGACGCCGCAGGCGATGCGGAGCTCTTCCAGGGCGACGAACCGGCCGTAGTGACCGAGGACCATGGCGAGCGCGGCGGCGCCGCACTCCACCGCCTCCATCTGCAGCACGGTGGGGGTGCGTACGGGGCGGGGTGTACGGCCCTTCGGGACGGGCCGGCGACGCCTGGGGCTTCGGGCGGCCGGCTCGGGGCGACGGCGCCGGGTGCCGCCCTGCGGCGCGGGTCGGTGACGCCGCTGCGCGGCGGGCGGGAGCTGCGGGGTCTGGGTCGTGTCGGGCGACGCGGTCACGGGAGCGGCCAATCGGGCTGGGGGGTCGTGGCGGGCGACGCGGTCACGGAAGCGCTCCGTCGGGCCGGCGTGTCGGGCGACGCGGTCACGGAAGCGGCCCGCCGGGCCGGCGTGTCGGGCGACGCGGTCACGGGAGCAGCCAGTCGACGGGGCGCTGCGCGGTGAGGTGGACGGTTCCGGTGACGGGGGTCGTGGAGTCGACGGCGTACGGGGGGCCGTCGGCCGAGGACCACCGGTAGCCGGACGGGGTCGTGGCCGAGCGCTCCAGCTGGACGAGCACCGCGACGGGGTTGCCGTGCCGGGCGAACTGCTCGGCGAGCCTGCTGTCGCCGAGGAAGCCGCTGATCTGCGCCGGTGTCTGGGGGGCGCGGCCGACCGCCTTGACCCGCCCGCGGAGCACCCCGAACCGCTGCTGGGGTGCGGACGGGACACCCAGGTCGACCTGGGCGCCGACGGGGATCGTCGCGCCGCTGCCGCCGGGCACGTAGAGCATGGCCACCAGCGGGTCGTCCGGGTTCTTCACGCGTTCCACGGTCGCCACGTCGGCGCCGGTGGTGACGACGAGACCGGTCTTGGCGAGGAGGGTCGTCACCCGTCCTCCGTCGACCGCGCGAACGTCCCGGTCGCCCTGCGGCGTCCGGACCGTGAGCAGGGGTGCGCCCGGGGACACCGACTGCCCTTCCTCGGCATGGACGGCGGTGACCTGCCCCGCGTACGGGCTCTGGAGGAGGTAACTGCCTTCGGCCCGGGTGAGAATGCCGGGTGCGCTCAGCTTCGAGGACACGGATCCGGTGAATGCCCAGAAGGTCGCGGCGGCCATCACGACGACGGTGACGGCGAGCACGAGCCGGCCCTGCGGACGCGCGAACCGTACCGGCAGGTCGAGTTCTTCGGGCGATTGCAGCTTGGAAAGCGCCTTCTGACGGAACTGCACGGGCTCATCCTTCGACTGCATTCTTTACGGGGCTGCCGAATTGACCGGCAGAAGCTCGCCCGCCATGGGCGGGAAGGGCAGCCGTGAACCCCGGAACGGGAATGCGTTCCGGGGTTCACGGATATACCGCTCAGAGACCGGCGACACCGACGTTGACACCGGCGAGGCCCGTGACGACGCCCGGCAGGGTCTGCACGCCCTGGACGGTCTGCAGCGAGGTCACGGTGCCGAGGACG is a window encoding:
- a CDS encoding HlyD family efflux transporter periplasmic adaptor subunit, whose protein sequence is MQFRQKALSKLQSPEELDLPVRFARPQGRLVLAVTVVVMAAATFWAFTGSVSSKLSAPGILTRAEGSYLLQSPYAGQVTAVHAEEGQSVSPGAPLLTVRTPQGDRDVRAVDGGRVTTLLAKTGLVVTTGADVATVERVKNPDDPLVAMLYVPGGSGATIPVGAQVDLGVPSAPQQRFGVLRGRVKAVGRAPQTPAQISGFLGDSRLAEQFARHGNPVAVLVQLERSATTPSGYRWSSADGPPYAVDSTTPVTGTVHLTAQRPVDWLLP